Proteins from a genomic interval of Nematostella vectensis chromosome 12, jaNemVect1.1, whole genome shotgun sequence:
- the LOC116603616 gene encoding uncharacterized protein LOC116603616, translating to MFVKALVVLALVVCMVQAKPSYLELRRRVEALEEAVRPKRFTKCGRDVVGECRKKRDCDRNNGFITKDAHCDTFGDVCCGFLISTGEAGQHVEEKSSSCCF from the exons ATGTTCGTCAAAGCTTTGGTTGTTTTGGCCCTGGTGGTATGCATGGTGCAAGCTAAGCCCAGCTATTTGGAACTGAGGCGTCGCGTAGAGGCCTTGGAAGAGGCAG TACGTCCCAAAAGGTTTACAAAATGTGGTCGAGATGTAGTAGGAGAGTGCAGGAAAAAACGCGACTGCGATCGCAATAATGGTTTTATTACCAAGGACGCTCATTGTGACACTTTTGGTGATGTGTGTTGTG GTTTTTTGATCTCTACAGGTGAGGCCGGCCAGCACGTTGAAGAAAAAAGCTCAAGTTGTTGTTTCTAa